TTGCCCGTCTTGCCTCGCGAGAATGGCCGCTACCGCAATCACGCACCGATGCAGCCGCTGAGTCTGGCCCGGACCTTGCGGGTGTTCTGGGATCAGGTCTTCAACAAGCCGTCCGGCACTCGGCCCGCCGGGCGCATTCCGGTGCAGCCGCTGTCTCGCCAGCAACTGCTGGCCGCCCCGGACAATACCGTGTATCGCCTCGGCCACTCCACGGTATTGCTCAAGCTGCGCAACCGCTTCTGGCTGACCGACCCGGTGTTCGCCGAGCGCGCCTCGCCGGTGCAGTGGGCCGGGCCGGAGCGTTTTCACCAGCCGCCGATCAGCCTGGCCGAGCTGCCACCGCTGGAAGCGGTGATCCTCTCGCACAACCATTACGATCATCTTGACCGCATGAGCATCCGCGCTCTGCAGGACAAGACCGCGCATTTCCTCGCGCCCCTGGGCGTGGGTGACACCCTGGTGGAATGGGGCGTACCGGCGCACAAGGTCCGCCAGCTGGACTGGTGGCAGTCCACCGAAGTGGCCGGCATCGAGTTCGTCGCCACGCCTTCGCAGCACTTCTCT
The Pseudomonas sp. DTU_2021_1001937_2_SI_NGA_ILE_001 DNA segment above includes these coding regions:
- a CDS encoding MBL fold metallo-hydrolase, with protein sequence MARIDHNPPASTLPVLPRENGRYRNHAPMQPLSLARTLRVFWDQVFNKPSGTRPAGRIPVQPLSRQQLLAAPDNTVYRLGHSTVLLKLRNRFWLTDPVFAERASPVQWAGPERFHQPPISLAELPPLEAVILSHNHYDHLDRMSIRALQDKTAHFLAPLGVGDTLVEWGVPAHKVRQLDWWQSTEVAGIEFVATPSQHFSGRTLWDGNRSLWCSWSILDGEQRIFFSGDSGYFDGFRLIGERLGPFDLTLMETGAYNVEWPMVHMQPEQTLQAHQDLRGRWLLPIHNGTFDLSMHTWYEPFERILALAWEQNVKVTTPVMGQPFYLDYPCRGETWWQAVDQAQPSPTAEARPQCRCSARRQSA